The following are encoded in a window of Tessaracoccus flavescens genomic DNA:
- a CDS encoding YbaB/EbfC family nucleoid-associated protein — MFGDFDLNSLMQQAQKMQDDLERAQAELADKEYTASAGGDLVSVKLSGKGDLLSVDIKPEAWDPEDPETLSALIVAAFRAAKSEADAAMAAALPEMPQLPGM, encoded by the coding sequence ATGTTTGGTGACTTCGATCTGAACTCCCTCATGCAGCAGGCCCAGAAGATGCAGGACGACCTCGAGCGCGCCCAGGCCGAGCTGGCGGACAAGGAGTACACGGCCTCCGCAGGCGGTGACCTCGTGTCGGTCAAGCTCAGCGGCAAGGGCGACCTGCTCTCTGTCGACATCAAGCCCGAGGCCTGGGATCCGGAGGATCCGGAGACCCTCTCCGCGCTGATCGTCGCCGCGTTCCGTGCCGCGAAGTCCGAGGCCGACGCCGCCATGGCCGCCGCGCTGCCGGAGATGCCCCAGCTTCCGGGAATGTGA
- the recR gene encoding recombination mediator RecR, with protein MYEGPIQDLIDELSRLPGIGPRGASRIAFYLLDAPEEDVFALADTLRKVKESSRFCEVCFNISQDERCRVCRDPRRDRSILCVVEESKDVVAIERTNEFRGLYHVLGGSISPIDGRGPSDLHTRELFTRLADGEVQEVILATDPDTQGEATASYLSRMLRDFGVRVTRPASGLPVGGDLEYADQVTLGRAFEGRQTMFEPSTAGL; from the coding sequence GTGTATGAAGGGCCGATCCAGGACCTGATCGACGAGCTCAGCAGGCTGCCCGGCATCGGGCCCCGCGGAGCCTCGCGGATCGCGTTCTACCTGCTCGACGCACCTGAGGAGGACGTGTTCGCACTCGCCGACACGCTTCGCAAGGTCAAGGAGTCGTCGCGTTTCTGCGAGGTGTGTTTCAACATCTCGCAGGACGAGCGCTGCCGCGTCTGCCGCGACCCGCGCCGCGACCGGAGCATCCTCTGCGTCGTCGAGGAGTCGAAGGACGTCGTCGCGATCGAACGCACCAACGAGTTCCGGGGTCTCTACCACGTGCTCGGCGGTTCGATCTCGCCGATCGACGGGCGCGGTCCCTCCGATCTGCACACCCGTGAACTGTTCACCCGCCTGGCCGACGGCGAGGTGCAGGAGGTGATCCTGGCCACCGATCCCGACACCCAGGGCGAGGCGACCGCGTCGTACCTGAGCCGCATGCTGCGCGACTTCGGTGTCCGCGTCACCCGGCCCGCGAGTGGGCTGCCCGTCGGCGGAGACCTCGAGTACGCCGATCAGGTGACGCTCGGCCGGGCCTTCGAGGGCAGGCAGACCATGTTCGAACCGAGCACGGCCGGGCTCTGA
- a CDS encoding Gfo/Idh/MocA family protein: MTGTLPTSRIPDPKAAPPLRWGVLGTGGIAAGFISALQATRQRLVAVGSRSAEKGRAFGERHGAERFFGSYEELVGDDQVDVVYVATPHSEHLANALLAIEEGKPVLIEKAFTRNAAEARQVFDAARAAGVAVMEAMWTRFLPSTDIVRQLLANGELGDVETLFADHGQWFAEDPQFRLFDPAQAGGAMLDLGVYPVSFSHFVFGTPGRIQAAGTKAFTGVDRQISAVLSDYPDHATGQSLVNTTLASKTPTVALISGTEARIEIPGAFYAPQRIKLIGRGGSFVESAPPQITGHMGLCYEAAHFATVIAEGRLESDLLPWDETLAVMETMDELRRQTGSELPGETL; encoded by the coding sequence ATGACCGGAACGCTTCCGACCTCCCGCATCCCCGATCCGAAGGCCGCTCCCCCGCTCCGCTGGGGAGTCCTCGGGACCGGAGGGATCGCAGCCGGATTCATCAGCGCCCTGCAGGCCACGAGGCAGCGGCTCGTCGCCGTGGGCTCGCGCTCCGCAGAGAAGGGGCGCGCCTTCGGCGAGCGCCACGGCGCCGAGCGCTTCTTCGGCAGCTACGAGGAGTTGGTCGGCGACGATCAGGTCGACGTCGTCTACGTGGCCACCCCGCACAGTGAGCATCTCGCCAACGCACTGCTCGCCATCGAGGAGGGAAAGCCCGTTCTGATCGAGAAGGCCTTCACGCGCAATGCCGCGGAGGCGCGCCAGGTCTTCGACGCCGCGCGCGCGGCAGGCGTCGCGGTCATGGAGGCGATGTGGACCCGCTTCCTCCCATCGACCGACATCGTGCGCCAGCTCCTCGCCAACGGTGAACTCGGCGACGTGGAGACGCTCTTCGCCGACCACGGCCAGTGGTTCGCCGAGGATCCGCAGTTCCGCCTCTTCGACCCGGCCCAGGCTGGCGGAGCGATGCTCGACCTTGGCGTCTACCCGGTCTCCTTCAGCCACTTCGTCTTCGGCACCCCCGGCCGGATCCAGGCCGCGGGGACGAAGGCCTTCACCGGCGTGGACAGGCAGATCTCCGCGGTGCTGAGCGATTACCCGGATCACGCGACAGGCCAGTCGCTGGTCAACACGACGCTGGCGTCGAAGACGCCGACGGTCGCGCTCATCTCAGGCACCGAGGCGAGGATCGAGATTCCGGGCGCCTTCTACGCCCCGCAGCGGATCAAGCTGATCGGCCGTGGCGGCTCCTTCGTGGAGTCTGCCCCTCCGCAGATCACCGGCCACATGGGCCTCTGCTACGAGGCGGCGCACTTCGCGACGGTGATCGCCGAGGGTCGCCTCGAGTCGGACCTGCTCCCCTGGGACGAGACCCTTGCCGTCATGGAGACGATGGACGAGCTGCGCCGACAGACCGGATCCGAGCTGCCCGGCGAGACCCTCTAG
- a CDS encoding SDR family oxidoreductase: MAAGGGAGHRPLADAGAGRPVPQATGDLEGDLHFVGGDYTSFDPAAELADRIIAEHGEITDVVASIGGWWQGKALWEVDEQHWQRWLVGLSIAHMAMARAWIPRLPQGGSSLLILGGSAVIPVPGASLMNMEQASLLMMQRVLAAEVGDQRRIGAEVLGAVATRSRNWVDPD; encoded by the coding sequence CTGGCTGCAGGCGGGGGCGCCGGTCATCGTCCCCTCGCGGACGCAGGGGCGGGTCGACCAGTTCCTCAGGCCACGGGCGACCTGGAGGGCGACCTGCACTTCGTCGGCGGTGACTACACGAGCTTCGACCCGGCCGCTGAGCTCGCCGATCGGATCATCGCCGAGCACGGGGAGATCACCGACGTGGTCGCCTCGATCGGTGGCTGGTGGCAGGGCAAGGCCCTGTGGGAGGTCGACGAGCAGCATTGGCAGCGCTGGCTCGTCGGGCTCTCCATCGCCCACATGGCGATGGCGCGCGCCTGGATTCCCAGGCTGCCGCAGGGCGGTTCCTCTCTCCTGATCCTCGGCGGTTCCGCCGTGATCCCCGTCCCGGGTGCCTCGCTGATGAACATGGAGCAGGCCTCCCTGCTGATGATGCAGCGCGTGCTCGCGGCCGAGGTGGGCGACCAGCGCAGGATCGGCGCCGAGGTGCTCGGCGCCGTCGCCACGCGCAGCAGGAACTGGGTCGATCCCGACTGA
- a CDS encoding glutaredoxin domain-containing protein: MQRWIWLVWLAGGVLLAGSTSGWRVTPWSLLIVAVAGALAWWTSPRSRGRSKRLADVMELPEDQRRVIVYWRPGCIYCERLRSSLGADAERAQWINIWQDPDAAAYVRSVNDGNEVVPTVVIDSQPHTNPEPSEVQAALAR; the protein is encoded by the coding sequence ATGCAACGGTGGATCTGGCTGGTCTGGCTCGCGGGTGGGGTGCTCCTCGCGGGCAGCACCAGCGGCTGGCGGGTCACACCGTGGTCGCTTCTCATCGTCGCCGTGGCGGGCGCTCTCGCCTGGTGGACAAGCCCCAGGTCGCGCGGCCGTTCGAAGAGACTTGCAGATGTGATGGAACTGCCCGAGGACCAGCGCCGCGTCATCGTCTACTGGCGGCCCGGCTGCATCTACTGCGAACGTCTGCGTAGCTCGCTGGGAGCCGACGCCGAACGTGCGCAGTGGATCAACATCTGGCAGGATCCTGACGCTGCGGCATATGTCCGCAGCGTCAACGACGGCAACGAGGTCGTACCCACCGTGGTGATCGACTCGCAACCGCACACCAACCCCGAACCGAGCGAGGTCCAGGCTGCCCTCGCTCGCTGA
- a CDS encoding MarR family winged helix-turn-helix transcriptional regulator, which yields MADLEPRLEIWRALLYGQRSMMLRVTHELTHDFGLTAAQFDALHNLLEAPDHELAASELADLLLYSSGSTTHLVRRLEELGWVTRRACDEDARKVLISLTDDGLDRIRRARLAYQETLREEFSPLIGDDDVAVLLDFARRLARHEGVSPAPPPGALPDEAL from the coding sequence ATGGCCGACCTGGAACCACGCCTCGAGATCTGGCGCGCCCTTCTGTACGGGCAGCGCTCGATGATGCTGCGCGTGACCCACGAATTGACACACGATTTCGGCCTGACGGCCGCGCAGTTCGATGCCCTGCACAACCTGCTCGAGGCCCCCGACCACGAGCTTGCGGCATCCGAACTGGCCGACCTCCTCCTCTACAGCAGCGGCTCGACGACCCACCTCGTGCGCCGCCTCGAGGAACTCGGCTGGGTGACCCGCCGCGCCTGCGACGAGGACGCCAGGAAGGTACTGATCTCGCTCACCGACGATGGCCTCGACCGTATCCGGCGCGCGAGGCTCGCGTACCAGGAGACCCTGCGCGAGGAGTTCTCCCCGCTCATCGGCGACGACGACGTGGCCGTTCTGCTCGACTTTGCGCGACGGCTTGCCCGGCACGAGGGCGTCTCACCTGCGCCACCTCCCGGCGCGCTGCCCGATGAGGCGCTGTAA
- a CDS encoding MFS transporter: MAPTREIVRARRGVTIMFWLNGVGFASLLPRYPELKSALGLGELGWGLVVGLGPLGGLIAGLFTARLIRRFTSAKVNLVTALLGLAMLSVYGNATHWTVFALGILLMAGLDAISDISMNAHGLRVQKLYGRSILNGLHGWWSVGAVSGGLLGALAAQARIPIWLQCLLAFAIFGALALYARGLLLKGPDAAPDPDRAEVSGGIPRRWLPRLIALGLLGASVGLIEDSGASWGAVYMDSMFTVSPFVVGMAFVALQGAQVIGRFTGDALTNRIGPRLAVTQGVIIAGIGMGLAVAFPSAWATLAGFACAGWGIATAIPMAMHAADELPGMAHGNGLTFVTWLMRVGFFAGPPLIGLVADAVGIRWALIVIPAAALLALLLTPALTPPAKENR, from the coding sequence ATGGCACCCACCCGCGAGATCGTGCGCGCCCGCCGCGGCGTCACGATCATGTTCTGGCTCAACGGCGTCGGATTCGCCTCGCTGCTTCCCCGATACCCCGAGCTCAAGTCCGCGCTCGGCCTCGGCGAACTCGGCTGGGGGCTCGTGGTGGGTCTCGGCCCGCTCGGCGGGCTCATCGCAGGTCTCTTCACCGCCCGTCTGATCCGCAGGTTCACCTCCGCGAAGGTCAACCTCGTCACCGCACTGCTCGGGCTGGCGATGCTCAGCGTCTACGGCAACGCCACCCACTGGACGGTGTTCGCGCTCGGCATCCTGCTGATGGCCGGCCTGGACGCGATCAGCGACATCTCGATGAACGCGCACGGACTGCGGGTGCAGAAGCTCTATGGCCGCTCCATCCTCAACGGCCTTCACGGCTGGTGGTCCGTCGGAGCCGTCTCCGGCGGTCTCCTCGGTGCGCTCGCGGCTCAGGCACGGATCCCGATCTGGCTGCAGTGTCTGCTCGCCTTCGCGATCTTCGGCGCGCTCGCGCTCTACGCCCGTGGCCTCCTGCTGAAGGGCCCGGACGCCGCACCTGACCCCGACCGGGCCGAGGTCTCGGGTGGGATTCCGAGGCGCTGGCTGCCGAGGCTCATCGCGCTGGGGCTGCTCGGCGCCTCGGTGGGCCTGATCGAGGACTCGGGCGCCTCCTGGGGCGCCGTCTACATGGACTCGATGTTCACCGTTTCGCCCTTCGTGGTCGGCATGGCCTTCGTCGCGCTGCAGGGAGCTCAGGTGATCGGCCGGTTCACCGGAGACGCGCTGACCAACCGGATCGGGCCTCGGCTTGCCGTCACCCAGGGCGTGATCATCGCGGGCATCGGGATGGGCCTCGCGGTCGCCTTCCCCTCCGCCTGGGCGACCCTTGCCGGGTTCGCCTGCGCAGGCTGGGGCATCGCGACCGCCATTCCGATGGCGATGCACGCCGCAGACGAACTGCCTGGGATGGCGCACGGCAACGGCCTCACCTTCGTCACCTGGCTGATGCGGGTCGGCTTCTTCGCCGGCCCGCCCCTGATCGGCCTCGTCGCCGACGCCGTCGGCATCCGGTGGGCCCTGATTGTCATTCCCGCCGCAGCGCTGCTCGCGCTCCTCCTGACCCCTGCCCTGACCCCGCCCGCCAAGGAGAACCGGTGA
- a CDS encoding cation-translocating P-type ATPase C-terminal domain-containing protein yields the protein MWSRIIGVGLVMGIVSLVIFDLSLPGGLLSGLEHLAPAGEEFVVARTTVFTALVFMQLFNALNSRADTASAFDHLFTNKWLWLSFAAVIVGQILVVEVPFLQGAFGTASLDLLHWAVAVGAGVVVLAFEEIVKAIRRSRVGR from the coding sequence ATGTGGTCGCGGATCATCGGCGTAGGTCTCGTCATGGGCATCGTCAGCCTCGTGATCTTCGATCTGTCGCTGCCTGGTGGCCTGCTGAGCGGGCTCGAACACCTCGCCCCGGCAGGCGAGGAGTTCGTCGTCGCACGGACCACCGTCTTCACGGCGCTGGTGTTCATGCAGCTGTTCAACGCTTTGAACTCGCGGGCCGACACTGCGAGTGCCTTCGACCATCTGTTCACCAACAAGTGGCTGTGGCTGTCCTTCGCCGCCGTGATCGTCGGCCAGATCCTCGTGGTCGAGGTACCGTTCCTGCAGGGCGCGTTCGGCACGGCCTCGCTCGACCTGCTGCACTGGGCGGTCGCGGTCGGCGCGGGTGTGGTGGTGCTGGCCTTCGAGGAGATCGTCAAGGCCATCCGTCGCTCGCGCGTCGGGCGCTGA
- a CDS encoding aminoglycoside phosphotransferase family protein — MRGDVIVPATLIATVAGREADPDYGVSGGEWLAQLPRRLDESLARWGLHVDGAPRHGECALVVPVRDEELTPLALKLTWPHVEAAQEHLALRLWDGNGAVRLVSADPHGFGLLLERLDADRPLTQAPILEACEVIGDLMGELDRPATPQFRTLAATADGWTDSLSAPSEFVPRRLREQAASHLADLVGGASGRLVHEDLHDANVLGSTRRTWLAIDPKPVSGEWAYAVAPIVWNRPDAAARATSLRTHARLRAQIVADAAGLDLERVGAWTFVRLVLNAVWAARYVPASDEFRGRMIALAKAFTDPLD; from the coding sequence ATGCGTGGCGACGTGATCGTTCCGGCCACGCTCATCGCGACGGTCGCGGGGCGTGAGGCCGATCCCGACTACGGCGTCTCCGGAGGCGAGTGGCTCGCCCAGCTCCCGCGGCGCCTCGACGAGTCGCTCGCAAGGTGGGGGCTCCACGTCGACGGTGCGCCGAGGCACGGAGAGTGCGCGCTCGTCGTGCCCGTCCGCGACGAGGAGCTGACCCCGTTGGCGCTCAAGCTGACCTGGCCGCATGTAGAGGCCGCCCAGGAGCACCTGGCGCTGCGGCTCTGGGACGGTAACGGTGCCGTGCGGCTCGTTTCCGCCGACCCGCACGGGTTCGGGCTGCTGCTGGAACGGCTCGACGCCGACCGTCCCCTCACGCAGGCCCCGATCCTCGAGGCGTGCGAGGTGATCGGTGACCTGATGGGTGAGCTCGATCGGCCGGCGACCCCGCAGTTCCGCACGCTCGCGGCCACCGCCGACGGCTGGACGGACTCGCTGTCGGCGCCGTCCGAGTTCGTGCCGCGAAGGCTGCGGGAGCAGGCGGCCTCGCACCTGGCGGACCTCGTCGGCGGAGCCTCGGGTCGACTGGTGCACGAGGACCTGCACGACGCCAACGTGCTCGGATCGACTCGTCGGACCTGGCTGGCCATCGATCCCAAGCCGGTGTCGGGCGAGTGGGCCTACGCGGTCGCGCCGATCGTGTGGAACCGGCCGGACGCCGCCGCCCGCGCGACCTCGCTTCGCACGCATGCGCGGCTGCGTGCCCAGATCGTCGCCGACGCGGCGGGGCTCGACCTTGAGCGGGTCGGGGCCTGGACGTTCGTGCGGCTCGTGCTCAACGCCGTCTGGGCCGCAAGATACGTCCCCGCCTCGGACGAGTTCCGGGGCAGGATGATCGCGCTGGCGAAGGCCTTCACCGACCCGCTCGACTAG
- a CDS encoding amidohydrolase, whose protein sequence is MSHLLIRGGRLVGSGARADVLISDGVVAAVGADLSDTRAASVDAHGTWLIPGLWDAHVHFGQWVRSTTWLDISGAASAEEACRMVADAPTRPGRPLIGFGHRFAGWPRVGTVAELDEVSGERPVFLISGDAHNGWLNSAALRLIGESPRNGPLQEGEWFPVLARIGSLPGADPSVDDERAAVDLLASRGLVGMVDLEFSDTFRDWPRRIGEGIDALRVRTGVYEHQLDEVIDLGLRTGDALDAHLEMGPLKVISDGSMSTRTAWCLSPYRDAVDGEHTSGIANLSESHLRDLLRRATDGGLGVAVHAIGDRANQAALDAFAATGAQGSIEHAQLLRWEDVPRFAELGVTASMQPAHLLDDRDLSKRIWPDRGERTFLARSLLDAGVRLAFGSDAPVSPPDPWLAMAAAVHRSGDERPGWHQEQAVTAAEALASSVDGRRIEPGSLGDVVLLDADPLEPGPADEVAARLRAMSPLATVCAGRITHSR, encoded by the coding sequence GTGAGCCACCTGCTGATCCGCGGCGGTCGTCTGGTCGGCTCGGGCGCCAGGGCAGACGTGCTGATCAGCGACGGCGTCGTCGCAGCGGTCGGCGCAGATCTCTCCGACACCCGCGCCGCCTCCGTCGACGCCCACGGCACCTGGCTGATTCCCGGGCTCTGGGACGCGCACGTCCACTTCGGGCAGTGGGTCCGTTCCACGACCTGGCTGGACATCTCCGGGGCGGCCAGCGCCGAGGAGGCGTGCCGCATGGTCGCCGACGCCCCCACCAGACCCGGCAGGCCGCTGATCGGCTTCGGGCACCGCTTCGCCGGGTGGCCACGCGTGGGCACCGTCGCCGAACTGGACGAGGTCAGTGGCGAGCGCCCCGTCTTCCTGATCTCCGGTGACGCGCACAACGGTTGGCTCAACTCGGCCGCGCTGAGGCTGATCGGGGAGTCTCCGCGGAACGGCCCACTGCAGGAAGGCGAGTGGTTCCCCGTCCTTGCCAGGATCGGCTCGCTCCCCGGGGCGGATCCGAGCGTCGACGACGAGCGCGCAGCGGTCGACCTGCTCGCCTCACGCGGCCTGGTGGGCATGGTCGACCTGGAGTTCAGCGACACGTTCCGTGACTGGCCGCGGCGCATCGGCGAGGGTATCGACGCGTTGCGGGTGCGGACCGGCGTCTACGAGCATCAACTCGACGAGGTGATCGACCTCGGGCTCCGAACCGGCGACGCGCTCGACGCCCACCTGGAGATGGGTCCCCTGAAGGTGATCAGCGACGGCTCCATGTCCACGAGGACCGCCTGGTGCCTCTCCCCCTACCGGGACGCCGTCGACGGCGAACACACCTCGGGCATCGCCAACCTGTCCGAGTCCCACCTGCGTGACCTCCTGCGGCGTGCGACAGACGGCGGCCTGGGGGTCGCCGTCCATGCGATCGGCGACCGTGCCAACCAGGCCGCCCTCGATGCCTTCGCGGCCACCGGCGCACAGGGATCCATCGAGCACGCCCAGTTGCTGCGCTGGGAGGATGTCCCGCGGTTCGCGGAACTGGGCGTGACGGCGAGCATGCAACCGGCCCATCTCCTGGACGACAGGGACCTGAGCAAACGGATCTGGCCCGACCGCGGCGAGCGCACCTTCCTGGCGAGGTCGCTGCTCGACGCAGGCGTGCGGCTCGCCTTCGGCTCGGATGCACCGGTCTCACCTCCCGACCCGTGGCTGGCCATGGCGGCGGCCGTGCACCGCAGCGGGGATGAGCGCCCGGGGTGGCATCAGGAGCAGGCGGTCACGGCGGCCGAGGCCCTCGCCTCGTCGGTCGACGGGAGACGCATCGAGCCGGGCTCCCTCGGCGACGTGGTGCTCCTGGACGCCGATCCGCTCGAGCCCGGCCCCGCCGACGAGGTGGCGGCAAGGCTACGCGCCATGTCACCTCTCGCGACGGTGTGCGCGGGCCGGATCACCCACAGCCGGTAG
- a CDS encoding phosphoenolpyruvate carboxykinase (GTP), with the protein MFTESESRPRTKLPSTGQEPNHPKLLAWLDEVVELCRPDAIHYCDGSPEEAEELVEKLIAAGTIVRLSEEAKPGSIYARTDPDDVARVEDQTFICSEDERNAGPTNNWMDPAQMKRIMTELYDGCMVGRTMYVMPFCMGHLDADDPKFGVEVSDSAYVALSMRIMTRMGAETLAAMEASGADFVPCLHSVGMPLSDGQSDVAWPCNETKYIVHFPDERTIWSYGSGYGGNSLLGKKCYALRIASVMARDEGWLAEHMLILKLTSPEGRSFHIAAAFPSACGKTNLAMLEPTIPGWKVETLGDDIAWLRFGEDGRLYATNPETGFFGVAPGTSYATNPNAMRAIEAGNSIFTNVGLTPEGDIWWEGMTKEKPETLSDWKGRTWHGATGPEGGRPEEKAAHPNSRFCTPIEQCPILADEYHDPQGVPLDAIIFGGRRENTVPLVTQSRDWRHGVFMGATCSSESTAAAKGAVGVLRRDPMAMLPFIGYHVADYVQHWIDLGKEADADKLPKIFYVNWFRRDEDGRFMWPGFGENSRVLKWIAQRIDGQVDAEETPIGLLPTADGLDVDSLGISEEDLRGVVGYREQEWRDEVPRIGRWFDSFGWRLPREMVDELLQLETALGREPSSFR; encoded by the coding sequence AGCTTGTGGAGAAGCTGATCGCTGCGGGAACCATCGTGCGGCTGTCCGAGGAGGCCAAGCCCGGCTCCATCTATGCACGCACCGACCCCGACGACGTCGCGCGCGTCGAGGACCAGACCTTCATCTGTTCCGAGGACGAGCGCAACGCAGGCCCGACCAACAACTGGATGGACCCTGCCCAGATGAAGCGCATCATGACCGAGCTGTACGACGGCTGCATGGTCGGTCGGACGATGTATGTGATGCCCTTCTGCATGGGCCACCTGGACGCCGACGACCCGAAGTTCGGCGTCGAGGTCTCGGACTCGGCCTACGTCGCCCTCTCGATGCGGATCATGACCCGGATGGGCGCGGAGACACTCGCCGCGATGGAGGCGAGCGGCGCCGACTTCGTGCCGTGTCTGCATTCGGTCGGGATGCCGCTGTCTGACGGGCAGAGCGACGTGGCCTGGCCGTGCAATGAGACGAAGTACATCGTCCACTTCCCGGACGAGCGGACGATCTGGTCCTACGGCTCGGGCTATGGCGGCAACTCGCTGCTCGGCAAGAAGTGCTACGCGCTACGGATCGCCTCGGTGATGGCCCGCGACGAGGGCTGGTTGGCCGAACACATGCTGATCCTGAAGCTCACCTCCCCGGAGGGTCGCAGCTTCCACATCGCGGCCGCCTTCCCATCGGCCTGCGGCAAGACGAACCTCGCCATGCTGGAACCGACCATCCCCGGCTGGAAGGTCGAGACCCTCGGCGACGACATCGCCTGGCTCCGCTTCGGTGAGGACGGCCGCCTTTACGCGACCAACCCCGAGACGGGTTTCTTCGGGGTGGCCCCGGGCACGAGTTACGCGACCAACCCCAACGCCATGCGCGCCATCGAGGCAGGCAACTCGATCTTCACCAACGTCGGCCTCACCCCTGAAGGAGACATCTGGTGGGAGGGCATGACCAAGGAGAAGCCGGAGACGCTGTCCGACTGGAAAGGACGCACCTGGCACGGCGCGACCGGGCCGGAGGGAGGTCGGCCGGAGGAGAAGGCCGCCCACCCCAACAGCCGGTTCTGCACGCCGATCGAGCAGTGCCCGATCCTGGCCGACGAATACCACGATCCTCAGGGGGTGCCGCTGGACGCGATCATCTTCGGCGGCCGCCGCGAGAACACCGTCCCGCTGGTCACGCAGTCGCGCGACTGGCGCCACGGTGTCTTCATGGGCGCGACCTGCTCCTCGGAATCGACGGCGGCGGCGAAGGGAGCGGTCGGCGTGCTGCGACGCGACCCGATGGCGATGCTGCCGTTCATCGGCTACCACGTCGCTGATTACGTGCAGCACTGGATCGACCTGGGCAAGGAGGCTGACGCAGACAAGCTGCCGAAGATCTTCTACGTGAACTGGTTCCGTCGCGACGAGGACGGCCGCTTCATGTGGCCCGGCTTCGGCGAGAACTCCCGCGTGCTGAAGTGGATCGCCCAGCGGATCGACGGCCAGGTCGACGCCGAGGAGACGCCGATCGGCCTGTTGCCGACCGCGGACGGCCTCGATGTCGACAGCCTCGGCATCTCCGAGGAGGACCTGCGCGGAGTCGTCGGCTACCGGGAACAGGAGTGGCGCGACGAGGTGCCCCGGATCGGGCGTTGGTTCGACAGCTTCGGATGGCGGCTGCCGCGCGAGATGGTCGACGAGCTGCTCCAACTGGAGACCGCGCTCGGTCGGGAGCCGAGCAGCTTCCGCTAG